Genomic DNA from Mycolicibacterium helvum:
TGTCGCACGGGTCGGGGCTCTACATCGCGCCCTACGTGCTGCGCGGCGCCCGCCAGGTGGTGCCCGCATCGGGCGCGTTCGACCCCGACGAGTTCCTCGACCTCTGCGATCTGCATCCAGGATCGTCAGCCTTCCTGGCGCCCACCATGATTGCGCGCCTCGTCGGGACCGGGCGCAACGCGCCAGCCGCGCTGCGCACGATCGTCTACGGCGGCGGCCCGATGTACGTCGACGGCCTCAAGAAGGCGATGGCGGCGTTCGGGCCCATCTTCGCCCAGATCTATGGCCAGGGCGAAGCACCGATGACCATCACCGGATTGCGGCGTGCCGACCACGATTCGGCCGCCGACGCGATCCTCGGCTCGGTGGGCTATCCACGTGCCGGGGTCGAGGTGGCGGTACTGGGCCAGGACGGCACGCCCGTCGAGCCGGGCCAGATCGGCGAGATCGTCTGCCGCGGCGATGTAGTGATGTCCGGGTACTGGAACAACGCCGACGCAACCCGCGACACCATCAAGGATGGCTGGCTCTACACCGGTGACATGGGTTCGTATGACCGGCACGGCTATTTGACCCTGCGGGATCGCTCCAAGGATGTGGTGATCAGCGGCGGCAGCAATATCTATCCACGCGAGGTCGAGGAGGCACTGCTGGAGCATCCGGACGTGGCCGAGGCCTGCGTGGTGGGCGCACCCGATGCCGAGTGGGGCGAGGTCGTCGTGGCCTTCATCGTCGGCTCCGCGGCCGGCGATGCGCTCGACGCTCACTTGCTGGATCGGATCGCCCGTTTCAAGCGTCCCAAGCGCTACGTCGTCGTCGACGAGCTGCCGAAGAACAGCTACGGCAAGGTGCTCAAGCGTGAATTGCGCGCCCGGCTCGGGTAACGACATTCTCCTCTGCATAGAATGCCGCTATGTCCACCGATTACCGCTTCCTCACCTACGAGGACCTCGATGACGGCCGCATCGCGCGCATCATGCTCAACCGGCCCGAGGCGCGCAACGCTCAGAACCGCGGCCTGCTGGTAGAGCTCAACGAGGCGTTTCTGCGGGCCGAGGCCGACGATAACGTCCGGGTCGTCATCCTGGGCGGTCACGGCCCGATGTTCTCCTCCGGGCACGATCTCGGATCCGCGGTGTCGCGGGCCGAGCACACTCCCGGACCTGACCAGCACCCGAGCTTCCAGGTGAACGGCGCCACCCGGGAGGGTGCGGAGAGCCTGATGCTGCAGGAGTGGCATCACTTTTTCGCCAACACCCGCCGCTGGCGCGACCTGCGCAAGATCACCGTCGCGCAGGTGCACGGTGACGTCTACGCCGCCGCGCTGATGCTGATGTGGGCGTGTGACCTGATCGTGGCTGCCGAGGGCACCCGCTTCGCCGACGTCGTCGGTGCGCGGTTGGGCATGTGCGGTGTCGAGTACTTCGCCCACCCATGGGAGTTCGGCCCCCGCAAGACCAAGGAGCTGATGCTCACCGGTGACGCGATGACGGTCGACGAGGCCTATCAGCTGGGCATGATCTCGAAGGTGTTCCCGCAGGACGAACTCGCCGACAAGACCCTGGAGTTCGCCCGCCGGATCGCCGAGGTGCCGACCATGGCGGCGCTGCTGGCCAAGGAAGCGGTCAACCAGACGGTCGACAACATGGGCTTCTACAACGCGCTGAACGCCTGCTTCACCCTGCACCAGCTCAATCACTCGCACTGGGCGCAGGTGCACGAGAACGGCTGGCCGGTGGGCCTGGAGCAGGACGGCCTGCCGAACTGGAAGACCGCTCCGCCCATTGTGCCTGCCGTCAAGGACCAGGTTCGCGCCGAGAGCTGATCCCGCCTGATTCTTGTCATCCGAGCGCGATCACGGCAAAGCACCGTTTTCAGCTCACCTGAATCGATCAAGTCATTACATACGTGTCACGGCCACTCCCAGGCCGTTGACGGGGCCCACCTCACCTGTGCGGCCGTTGACAATCTCGATTTGTCTAAACACCCTGGTATGGCGTTTAATTCGCAGAACGCGCAAAGGTGAATCTCCCGATTCCCTTCTGATTTCTCAGCGCAACTGTTAATTGCGCCACACCGTTTTGCGAAACGTGTTGGAAAGCACAGGCTTTGGTATGCGCGCAAATTAATTGTTAGTTTCGGCCACATGTTTGCAATCGCGACGCTGATGACTCTGATCAGTCAGGTGTCAGGCACGCCGTACATCCCCGGTGGGGACAGTCCGGCTGGCACCGACTGCTCAGGGCTGGCCTCCTGGGTGTCCAATGCGGCCACCGGCAGGCCGGTTTACGGCAGCCGGTTCCACACCGGCAACGAGGAAGCTGCCCTCCTCGCGCGCGGGTTCCACTACGGAACCGCGCCCAACTCGCTCGTGATCGGCTGGAACGGCGTACACACCGCTGTCACGCTGCCCGACGGCACTCCGGTGTCCAGCGGCGAGGGTGGCGGCGTGCGGATCGGCGGTGGCGGCGCCTACCAGCCGCAGTTCACCCACCACATGTACCTGCCGATGCCCGCCGAGGAGATGACAGATCCGCTGGCACCGCCGACACCCGGCGTCCCGGATGCTCCCCCGCCGGACGCACCGGTGTTCGTCGACGCTGCGGTGGACGCGCCACCGCCCGGAGATCAGCTGCCACCGCCTGCCGGTGACATCGTGCCTGTCGGAGCCGAAATGGCGCCGCCGCCAGTAGATCCCGCTCCCCAACCCGCCTAGCAGCCCCGCCACCCGTGCGGCTGGCTCGTCGTCAAAAGCCTTGCGGCACTCAGGCTTGCTCGTCGAGCATCAATGCCTCCTCCGGGCAGGCAGCCACGCCGTCCCGGGCGCGCTGTTCGTCCCCGGGCGCGACGTCATGATCGGCGAGGATCGAATAACCCATATCGTCGATCGGGAACAGCTCGGGGTCGACGGCATAGCACTGTGCATGGCCCACGCATCTGGACCTTTCGAGACGGACGCGCATCGAATCAGGCTAACCGCGATGGTCAGGGGTTGATGGTGTTCTCGCCGACCTGACGTCCCCACACGTATTCGGTGAGCAATGGCTGGCCCAGTTCGAAGTGGTTGTACGGCGCCAGCGAAGCACCGTCGTCGACCACGAGATAGGGCGCCGGCCAGAAGCTCTTGTCGACCTTCTGCCAACATCCCGGCGCGCCGCCGGGCCCGCCCCGGCCGTTGGTTCGCGGCAGATTGTCCGGATAGACATAGGGATTGGGGGCGCCCAGGATCTCGGTCATCGTGCTCAGCGAGTATCCGTTGCCACCGAAGGCATCCAGCGCCGCTGGTGATGCCTCGGCGATGTTGCGGAGGCTGCAGTAGAGCTCCGGGCTATACGTGTCGAGCAGGCGGCTGCTGGGCACCAAGTCGGCCATCGCGCGCACGAAATAAGGGCTACCCCGCTCGACGATGTCGGCACCCGTGTTGCCGAATCCGATGGAGGCCAACAGTGCGGCGTCGATATCCTTCTGCTGTGCGTTGAGCGAGTGCGCGGTGATGGCCAGGTTGTCGAGCGCGCTCCACAGGTCCGGGCTGGCCTTGGTGTAGACATCAGCCAGCTCAGACAGCCCCTGGATATCGCGGCGGAGCTGCGGCATCTGTGGGTTGACGTCGTCGAGGACCGCGTTGCCGTTGACCAACGACTGCCCGAACTTAGTGCCCAGTCCGCTCAGTGCCTCAGCAGTCGCTGACAGCGTCACATTGAGCTTGATCGGGTCCACCTTCTCGGCGATCGAGGTGACCGTCTCGAAAAGCGTGTTGAACTCCGTGGTGACCGAGGACGCGTCGATGACATCGGAACTGGTCAGCCGCTGCGCGTCCGGGTCTTTCGGTGTCGACAACGCCACATACTTGTTGCCGAACACCGTGCTGGCTTTGATATCCGCGTGCACGTTGGCCGGCATGCTGGTCAGGTAGCGGGGGTCGACATCAAGCGTCACCTTCGCAATCGTCTTTCCATCGCGCTCGGCAGAGGCGACTTTGCCGACCCGGCCGATGATCACCCCGTTGTAGGTGACCTTCGAACCCGCATCCATCACCAGGCCCGCCCGGTCGGAGACCATGGTCAGCGTCGCCCGCGGTGACAGGTCGCCGCGAAATTGCAGATAGATCAGCGAGACGACGCCGACGATGAGGACCAGGAACAGAATGCCCGCGGTTTTGAGCGGGGGCCGGTCGCGGCGCCGGCTCACCGCGACGCCCAACTGTCAGGGTCCCGATCCTGCGGCCAACCGCCGGGCATGTCGCTTCCTCCTTGGCCCCCACCCCGAGCGAAAAGGACTCCCGTCACACTGACCCGGGGCCAGTGAGGCGGACCACAGGAATGTACCCGATTTCGCAACCAGCGTGAATGGCATCGGCGCAATTCGCCGCAATGGCGATAGCAGAAATTCACTATCACTGTCGTCAATAATTCAGGGAGCATCCCCAGTGACGGAAAGCGCTGAACCGCAGCCGATTCTGAGTCGGTATCGCAATTCCTCCATCGACCGCCCGAATTGACGCCCCCATGGTCCGTCGTATTTGCTGGTTGCCCGACTCCCCTCGCATTGGACTCGAGCCGGTGGCCGGTGAATGGCAATGCCGACGGTGAGGGTGCGCCAAACCCACTCCAGCCGGAGGTGGAGTCGGGATAATCGAGATCGCCGCCCGGGCGTTGTCGCCGGCGGGAACCAGCTCAGCGAGGAGCGTGAGATTCATGTCCATCATCGAAGCGGACGCCGCGACCCAGTCACCGTTCGAACGTGAGGTCGCCGAGACACAGCGGTACTTCGACAGTCCGCGGTTCGAGGGGATCACTCGGCTCTACACCGCACGACAGGTCGTCGAACAGCGCGGCACGATCCCGGTCGACCACACCGTCGCGCGCGAGGCGTCCACGGCATTCCACAAGCGTCTGCGCGAGCTCTTCGCGGCCAAGAAGAGCATCACTACCTTCGGCCCGTACTCACCGGGCCAGGCGGTGACCATGAAGCGGATGGGTATCGAGGGCATCTACCTGGGCGGCTGGGCGACATCGGCCAAGGGGTCGACCACCGAGGACCCCGGCCCCGACCTCGCCAGCTACCCGTTGAGCCAGGTGCCCGACGAAGCCGCCGGGCTGGTGCGCGCACTGCTGACCGCCGACCGCAACCAGCAGTATCTGCGCCTGCAAATGACCCCGGAACAACGCGCAGCGCAGCCCGCTGTCGACTACCGCCCGTTCATCATCGCCGACGCCGACACCGGGCACGGTGGAGATCCGCACGTGCGCAACCTGATTCGACGTTTTGTGGAGGCCGGAGTGGCCGGCTACCACATCGAGGACCAGAGACCCGGCACCAAGAAATGCGGACATCAGGGCGGCAAGGTGCTGGTGCCGTCCGACGAACAGCTCAAGCGCCTCAACACCGCTCGCTTCCAACTCGACATCATGGGTGTGCCAGGCATCATCGTGGCCCGTACCGATGCCGAGGCGGCCAACCTGATCGACAGCCGGGCCGACGAGCGGGATCAGCCGTTCGTGCTCGGGGCTACCAATCTCAAGGTTCCGCCGTACAAGTCCTGCTTCCTGGCGATGGTGCGCGGGTTCTACGAGGCGGGCGTCACCGAGCTCAATGGGCATCTGCTCTACGCGCTGCCCGACGGCGAGTACGCGGTGGCCGATGCGTGGCTGCAACGGCAGGGCATCGTCGATCTGATCGCCGCTCAGGCCGCCGCCTGGCGTGACGGCCAGGAGCGTTCGCTGGACGCCCTGTTCGACAAGGTCGAGTCGAAGTTCATCGACGCCTGGCAGGACGACGCCGGGCTGGAGACCTATGGCGACGCGGTGGCCGAGCTCCTGAAGTTCCGCGAAGGCGAGGGCGAGCCGCACGAGATGAGCGCCGCGGATTGGCGTGCGTTCGCCAAGACCGCATCGCTGTACGCCGCCCGGGAGAAGGCCCGCGAGTTGGGCGTCGACGCTCCGTGGGATCCCGAGCGCGCCAAGACGCCCGAGGGCTACTACCAGGTCCGCGGCGGCATCCCGTATGCGATCGCGAAATCCCTTGCGGCAGCGCCGTTTGCAGATCTTCTCTGGATGGAGACCAAGACCGCCGACCTTGCCGACGCCCGCGAGTTCGCCGAAGCCGTCCACGCGGTGCATTCGGACAAGATGCTGGCCTACAACCTGTCCCCCTCGTTCAACTGGGATACCACCGGGATGACCGACGAGGAGATGCGCGCCTTCCCTGAAGAACTGGCCAAGATGGGCTTCGTCTTCAATTTCATGACCTACGGCGGTCACCAGATCGACGGCGTCGCGGCCGAGGAGTTCGCCACTGCCCTGCGCCAGGACGGCATGCTGGCGCTGGCACGCCTGCAGCGCAAGATGCGGCTGGTCGAATCCCCCTACCGCACACCGCAAACACTGGTGGGTGGTCCGCGCAGCGATGCGGCGTTGGCGGCGTCTTCGGGCCGCACCGCGACCACAAAATCGATGGGCAAGGGCTCCACGCAGCACCAGCATCTGGTGCAGACCGAAGTGCCCAAGAAGCTTCTCGAAGAGTGGCTGGCGCTCTGGAGCGAGCACTATCAGCTCGGCGAGAAGCTACGGGTTCAGCTGCGGCCACGGCGGGCCGGCGGCGAGGTCCTCGAGCTCGGTATCTACGGCGCCAGGGAGGACGGCGGCGAAGAGGAGCTGTTGGCCAATGTGCTTGTCGACCCGATCAAGGACCGGCACGGCCGCAGCATCCTGACCGTGCGCGACCAGAACACCTTCGCCGAGAAGTTGCGCCAGAAGCGCCTCATGACGTTGATCCACCTGTGGATGGTCCACCGGTTCAAGGCCGATGCGGTGTATTACGTGACGCCCACCGAGGACAACATCTATCAGGCCGACAAGATGAAGGCGCACGGCATTTTCAGCAATGTCCACAAGGACGTCGGTGAGATCATCGTCGCCGACGTCAACCACGACCGGATCACCGAGCTGCTGGAGCCCGACCGGGCCGCGCTCAAGCGGCTGATCGCCAAAGAGGACTGAAGCCGCGCCCAACGTCGAGTTGTTGTCGTCGAATCGGCATTTTCGCGGCCACAACTCGACGCTCACGGGATTTTCTGGTGCCCGGCTGAAGTTCGCTGACGCGCAAGGAGCGAACTGAAAGACCGACGGTATCGGTACGGATTCGGTTGGGTGAACACGAGATGAACACCCAGTTCAGCGAGCATATGTCGGATTGATTCCGGCCCTGACGGCAGGCGGCGGCGCGGCCCCGACAGCAACGCCGCGTCTCGTCGATGGCCCGGCCCAGCACCGGACGGAAGATAGCGAACGGTGTTCAACCACCGGAATTGTCCAGGTAAAGTGCCGTCCGTGGGCAGACACCGGTTAGCCAAGCCACGGCGCCGTTGGTCGGTCGCCGTGGTCGCGCTCGCCGCACTCCCGGTGGCCGGCATCCTTACCGCCAGCTCGGGCGGACTGCCCAACAAGGTCACCGCACAACGCAGCGTTGAGTGCTGCGCCGAACTCGTGACCGCTGGACCGATGAACCTCAGCGCCCCGCCGATCGGCGCGCACTACGTCGTCATGACCCAGGCCGATCTGGTGGCCAGCCGAAGCGCGGTCAACCGCACCACTCTGCATGCATTGCCCGCAGGCGTGGGTATCGAGCGGGGCCTACAGATCAAGACCATCCTCGCCGAACGTCTGGTCAGTGCCTACTTTCCGGAGATCCACAACATCGGCGGGGTCCGGCCCGACTCGTTGAAGTGGCATCCCATGGGAATGGCCATCGACGTGATGATCCCGAACTATCAGAGCCCCGAAGGTAAAGAACTGGGCGACCGCATCGCGGCATTCGCGATCGCCAACGCCGACCGGCTCTCACTGAACCATGTGATCTGGCGCCGCATCATGTACGACAAGAATGGGAAGCCCTTCCTGATGGGCAATCTCGGTTCCGACGACGCCAACCACTACACTCATGTCCACATCGCCACCGACGGTGGCGGCTATCCCACCGGTGGCGAGAGTTATTTTGGCTGATTCCAGGCACTTTGGCGCGGTTGTCCTATTAATGAGCGGTGCGCTGATGGCCGCGCCGGTTGCACACGCCGACGAAGTGTTCTGGGGCGGTTGGTACAAGATCACCTTCCACACCGACCAGAAGTCGGGCTCCAGCATCGCTGCAACGCAGCAGGAGACACCGTATGCCGCCTCGTACAAGATCGTGACGGACTGTTCGTCGGGCACCTGCATCGCCTCGGTGCTCGACGGCCCGACCCCCAAAGACAATGTCGCGCAGTCGACTACGTTCGCATGGAACGGTTCCCAATGGTCGCGCTCTAATAGCTGGAGATGGGACTGCACGCTGCCGGACGGCACCATCACCTACGACCCGGCCAGCTCGGTGACCACGTACAAACCGCAGCCGGACGGATCACTGGCGGGCACCTTCCAGACCACCATCGACAGCGGTGCTTGCCAGGGCACGGTCATCATCCCGGTGACGGCGGTCCCCTCTTCGTCCTGACACCGATCACGGCGCACCATCTCACGCGGATAGTCATGTCTTAGTCTGTGTCGTCGGCGGTGTCCGCGCCGTCAGCACCGAGGAGGATCAGGTTATGCGCATGCTGAAGGTGGCAACGCTGGTCACGGCAATCGCGGTCGCGAGCGCTCCCGGCGTGGCGGGCGCCGCACCGAAGACCTACTGCGCCGACCTCAAAGGCATCGACAACGGCCAGACCTGCCAGATCCAGGTGTCCAACCCGGCCTACCAGGTCAGCATCAGCTTCCCCAGCGACTACCCGGACCTGAAGTCGATCGCCGATTACGTCAGCCAGACTCGGGACGGCTTCGTCAACGTGGCCAAAAGCTCCAACCCGCTGAACGTGCCCTACGAGCTGGACATCACCGCGACCAGCTATAGCTCAGCCATTCCGCCGCGCGGCACCCAGTCCGTTGTCCTGCAGAATTATGAGAACATCGGCGGCGCACACCCGGTGACATCGTTCAAGGCATTCAACTGGGATCAGGCTTACCGCAAGCCGATTACCTACGACACGCTGTGGCAGCCGGGTTCCGACCCGCTGAAGGTCGTCTTTCCGATCGTGGTCTCGGAATTGCAGAAGCAGACCGGCCAGCCGATCGTTGTCGACCCGACCACTGGTATGGACCCCGCGAGTTACCAAGACTTCGCCATCACCAACGATGGCGTGATCTTCTTCTTCAGCCAGGGTCAACTGCTGCCCGAAGCGGCGGGCGCCACCCAGGTGCTGGTTCCTCGCGCGGCGATCGATCAGCTGCTGGCCTGAGTCGGCTCCAGACCGCCGGCTCAGAACACCGGCAGGTGCGCTGCGGCCACCAGCGGCAGACGCCCGGCGCTTCGGCTGCGGCCTTCATCCAGCGCCGCGACGCCCCACCAGGACGCACCATACGACGCGTCGATCGGGGTCAGCGGTGCTGCCCCGGCGAAGGTGCTGCCGGCCCGCTCGAGCCAACGTGTGATCCGACCCAACATGGCGAACCTCCTCTGTCGTCGTTGGCATTGACTCTGCCCGGTCATCAGCCCGGGCGGCGTCGGGCGACTGGCGGATGCAGGGGATGAATCGCGTGTCCACCGATCGGGGGACACCGCGCCTGCAGCAGGAAAACGCTGTCGTGCTGCCATGCTGTTGTCATGCCCCGACTCCCCCGCCGGATCGCATCGGATCTCAGTGCGAGGCTGCGCAGCCCCGAGACTGCCGCAGTGGTGGCAGGGCTCGAGAGCAAGCTGACCGAGCGGCGCCGCGACTACAAGATGCAGTCCGGGGCATTCCGCGGCGTCCGGGTCGTGGTCTACCGCGGTTTCGTGACCGACGACGTCGCCAAAGTGCGGGTCAGGGTGATCGAGACTCCAGAGCTGCCCGGCGACAGCCGTATCCCGTACTGGGAGGTGGCGCAGAGCAATCTTCGCAGGCATGCCGCGCTGTCGATCGTCGGCGCCGAGGTGGAGTTGCGCGTCGGCCGGCACCAGACCACCGAGGTCACCGACAGCCACGGCTTCGCCAACTTTTCGTTGCCGGTGCCGAAGCTGCGCGCCGGCTGGCACGCGGCCGAAGCGGTTGCCGCGGGGATCGGCGACGACGAGCCGGCCGTCGGCACGGGCTGGGTGATCAAGCCATCGCTAGCCGCGCCGTTTCTGGTGATCTCCGATATCGACGACACGATTCTGCTCACCGGCTTGACCGAGGGCCTGACGATGGTGGCCAGAACACTGCTACGTGATGTGGAGCAGCGCAGTGCGATTCCCGGCATGTCGGCGCTCTATCGCGGACTAGCCCGGGGCGTTCCCGGCCGAACCGGTAAACCTCGCCCGGAGCCAGCATTCTTCTATGTGTCGACCGGGAGCTGGTCGTTCTATTCGATGCTGGAGCAGTTCGTCGAACTGCGCACCTTCCCTCCCGGGCCGATGTTCCTCACCGACTGGGGCCCGACCGAGCGGTACCTGCGGCGCAGCGGTGCCGAGCACAAGCGTGCGGCTGTTCGCCGGCTGTTCGAGGCCTACCCGGGAATGCGTTTCGTTCTGATCGGCGACAGCGGCCAGCGCGATCCGCTTATCTACGAGGAAATGGCGCGGGAGTTTCCCAGCCGAGTGCTGCTGGCCATGATCCGACAGGTCGGCTCCGACGCAGACGAGCGCAACGCCCTGTTGCACGAGCACGCCGAAGCGCTTCGGGCCGAAGGTATTCCACTTCATCTTGTGGGTGACGCCGCACAGGCCGCGCAGCTCGCTGTTGAGCTCAGGCTGTGTGACGAGGACACTGTGGTCGAGGTGGCCGCCGAGCTGGGCGGTTCCTGATTGCCCAGGAGATCACGTGCGGGCGTCGGGGTACGCCGGACCGACACCGTCGGGGCTATAGGAGAAGTAGAGCGGTCCCTGCAGGAACGGAAAATTGCCGGTGTTCATGCCGTAACTCCCAGGCTCTGTTCACCCGGTTGCGGTTTGCCGGCTCGGCGTCCAAATAGCAAGACTGGCCGATTGTTTCGATGGCACCGTTGTCCTAGCACGCCGCCGGCAGCCGGTCACCCCCCGTGCGCGGTGATTGCTACCGCGAGTTCACCCAGGCGACTGCAAACGCGCTCGCCACAGAGATCACCGTCAGCGGGATGCCGAATCGCACAAACGTCGCCACGCTGTAACCCCCCGGTTTCATGACCATCAGGTTGGACTGGTGGCTGAACGGGTTGAGGAACGTGAACGAGATGCATGTGCCGATCAGTGTGAGCAGGAGGAGCGGATCCAGGCCGGTGGCGCCGACGACGGTCAGTGCCACCGGGGTAAGGATGGCCGCGGCCGCCGCATTGGTGACGACGTTGGTCAGCACGGTGGTGACGACGGCGATGACCAGGATGACCAGCGCGGGGCTTCCGGTCGACAGCTGCAGAATAGCCGATGAGATGTGTTCACCCAGACCGCTGTTCACGACAATGACACCCAAACCGATCGAGCCGGCGATGATCGCGAGGATGTTCCAGTTCAGCGCCCGCACGGCCGATCGCGGGGTGAGCACCCCGGTGAGGACCATCAGGGTCGCGCCGGTGACGGCGATCAACTCGATCGGCGCCATGTTGAACGCCGCGCTGACGACGACTCCGAGCAGGATCGCCAGCGCGATCCACGTCTTGGCGGTCTGCGGAGCCTTGCCCGCGACCGCTTGCCACACCCCGACCAGCGGGTGGTCAGCGAGCACGGCAGCGGAACTCGTTGTGACAAGGCACATTTTTCCAGGCAGTGCTGGAGTGTCGCGTAGCCGCTTGGTGGACCGCGCGGCAACCACCTGAATATCCTCCTCTTCTTCAAGGTCAGAATGCTCGCCGACTCGTCGGTGGCGATCGACACCACGTAGAGCGCCTGGGCTGCGTGGCCGAAACGCGGGCTGGCCCAGAGCATCCGGACACCGGACTCAGTGGCGCGGTAGACCAGGATATCGTCGGCCCGCACAGAGCTGTCCGGACCGACGACGTCGCCCCAGCGCTGAATCTCGACCAACTCGAATTCCGGAGTGGCGCGCACCCCGAGATCGGCGGCGGTGCGGCCGACGGCATTGGCGCCGGCGGCGACCGGAATCTCGGCCCGCCAGTCCAGCTTTCGCTCGGTCTGCTCGGCGCGCCCCCGCAGCATGAGCGGCGCGGCGATCAGCAACACCAACCACCCGACCAGTGCGACGGGTACCGCGATCGGCACGAACGAGAACATCTTGACGTCGACGCCGGCCGGTGCTGCCAAGCCGGCGATCAGCAGGTTGGAGCTGGTGCCGATCAGGGTGGCCAAGCCGGCGAGTGTGGTGGCGTGGGCGATGGGCAGCAGCACCCCGCGAGCGGGAATGCCGGACTGCTGTTCGAGTTCCTTGGTGGCCGGGATGAGCATGGCCACGATCGGCGTGGTGTTTATCAGAGCAGAGACAACGCCGACCGGCGGGATGAGGCGGCGCAAAACCTGCCCGGTGGTCTGCGCCCCGGCTAGCAGGCGGTAGGTGACGCGGCTGATCACCCCGGTGTAGAGGACACCCTTCGCGATGACGAGCATCGCGGCGATGGTGATGACACCACCGTTGCTCAACCCGCCGAACAGTTCGGCCGGAGTTGCGATACCGGTGAGGCCGGCGACGACGAGCGCGCAGATCAGCGCCAGGACCGCCGGTTGCCGGCCGGTCGTCATCACGATGAGCGTGACGAGAACGATGACTGCGGCCAGGATGGTCATGGCCTCCATTTTGGCGTTAAGGACGTCCTGCGGTGTTACGTTCCGTTCATCACTGACGACAAGTGGGGGCACTGACATGTCAGATCAGGATTGGGCACATCCCGCCGCGAAGGCGATCCCGAAAGAGGGCTACTTCGAACTGGAACGCGGACGGTACGGGCCGGTCTATCCCCGCACGCCCGCGTGCTACGGCTTCTCCATCATCGCCAAAGTCAAAGAGGGTCGTGAAGAGGCCGTCCGGGCGTACGGAAAGCAGATCGAGGAGGCTATCGCCGGCAGCCCCGACGTCCTGGCTCCGCTTCGGCTGCACTACCTGAGGTGGGTGCTGTTCGACGTCGGCTCCGGTTTGCACTTCCAATATCAGGGCATTTTCGATACCGACTTCGACAAGTACACCGAGGACGCGGTGCAGTTGTTCAGCCAGACCGGCATCACCACGGTATTCACGAATCTCGAAGGTTTCCCGGAGGATTGGAAGGAAAACCCGGACGCGTTCGTGAAATTCGTACGTGATCATCAGTGCCCGAGCTTCCTGGAGTACGGCGAATACCCCTACGTCACCGCCGACGAAATCAAGAAAGCGTTGCGGCTCAAGGACGCCTTCTCGACGA
This window encodes:
- a CDS encoding esterase, translated to MRMLKVATLVTAIAVASAPGVAGAAPKTYCADLKGIDNGQTCQIQVSNPAYQVSISFPSDYPDLKSIADYVSQTRDGFVNVAKSSNPLNVPYELDITATSYSSAIPPRGTQSVVLQNYENIGGAHPVTSFKAFNWDQAYRKPITYDTLWQPGSDPLKVVFPIVVSELQKQTGQPIVVDPTTGMDPASYQDFAITNDGVIFFFSQGQLLPEAAGATQVLVPRAAIDQLLA
- a CDS encoding phosphatase domain-containing protein codes for the protein MPRLPRRIASDLSARLRSPETAAVVAGLESKLTERRRDYKMQSGAFRGVRVVVYRGFVTDDVAKVRVRVIETPELPGDSRIPYWEVAQSNLRRHAALSIVGAEVELRVGRHQTTEVTDSHGFANFSLPVPKLRAGWHAAEAVAAGIGDDEPAVGTGWVIKPSLAAPFLVISDIDDTILLTGLTEGLTMVARTLLRDVEQRSAIPGMSALYRGLARGVPGRTGKPRPEPAFFYVSTGSWSFYSMLEQFVELRTFPPGPMFLTDWGPTERYLRRSGAEHKRAAVRRLFEAYPGMRFVLIGDSGQRDPLIYEEMAREFPSRVLLAMIRQVGSDADERNALLHEHAEALRAEGIPLHLVGDAAQAAQLAVELRLCDEDTVVEVAAELGGS
- a CDS encoding SLC13 family permease; translation: MWQAVAGKAPQTAKTWIALAILLGVVVSAAFNMAPIELIAVTGATLMVLTGVLTPRSAVRALNWNILAIIAGSIGLGVIVVNSGLGEHISSAILQLSTGSPALVILVIAVVTTVLTNVVTNAAAAAILTPVALTVVGATGLDPLLLLTLIGTCISFTFLNPFSHQSNLMVMKPGGYSVATFVRFGIPLTVISVASAFAVAWVNSR
- a CDS encoding SLC13 family permease; translated protein: MTILAAVIVLVTLIVMTTGRQPAVLALICALVVAGLTGIATPAELFGGLSNGGVITIAAMLVIAKGVLYTGVISRVTYRLLAGAQTTGQVLRRLIPPVGVVSALINTTPIVAMLIPATKELEQQSGIPARGVLLPIAHATTLAGLATLIGTSSNLLIAGLAAPAGVDVKMFSFVPIAVPVALVGWLVLLIAAPLMLRGRAEQTERKLDWRAEIPVAAGANAVGRTAADLGVRATPEFELVEIQRWGDVVGPDSSVRADDILVYRATESGVRMLWASPRFGHAAQALYVVSIATDESASILTLKKRRIFRWLPRGPPSGYATLQHCLEKCALSQRVPLPCSLTTRWSGCGKRSRARLRRPPRRGSRWRSCSESSSARRSTWRRSS